A genome region from Micromonospora sp. M71_S20 includes the following:
- a CDS encoding DeoR/GlpR family DNA-binding transcription regulator — MDRYARWNALLEMLTDNGRVSVEEAAERLDVSQATIRRDFDQLAQQQMITRTRGGAVANGVSYDLPLRYKTAKHSAEKQRIGAAAAALVSPGTVVGLNGGTTSTEVARALAVRPDLNTSAEGAQLTVVTNALNIANELLVRSRMKVVVAGGVVRPKSFELVGPLGGALLREVTLDVALLGVDAIDPQLGAAAHHEGEAAMNNLMVARAKRVVIIADSSKLGGHAFARICPVDRVETLVTDSGANPEVVEAFRAAGVTVVCA; from the coding sequence GTGGACCGGTACGCCAGATGGAACGCCCTGCTCGAGATGCTGACCGACAACGGCCGGGTCAGCGTCGAGGAGGCGGCCGAGCGGCTGGACGTCTCCCAGGCCACCATCCGGCGCGACTTCGACCAGCTCGCCCAGCAGCAGATGATCACCCGGACCCGGGGCGGCGCGGTCGCCAACGGCGTCTCGTACGACCTGCCGCTGCGCTACAAGACCGCCAAGCACTCGGCGGAGAAGCAGCGGATCGGCGCCGCCGCCGCGGCGCTGGTCTCGCCGGGCACCGTGGTGGGCCTGAACGGCGGCACGACCAGCACGGAGGTCGCCCGGGCCCTCGCCGTCCGGCCCGACCTGAACACCAGCGCCGAGGGTGCCCAGCTCACCGTGGTCACCAACGCGCTGAACATCGCCAACGAGCTGCTGGTCCGTTCCCGGATGAAGGTCGTGGTGGCCGGCGGCGTGGTGCGCCCGAAGTCGTTCGAGCTGGTCGGCCCGCTGGGCGGGGCGCTGCTGCGCGAGGTGACCCTGGACGTCGCCCTGCTCGGCGTGGACGCGATCGACCCGCAGCTCGGCGCCGCCGCCCACCACGAGGGCGAGGCGGCGATGAACAACCTGATGGTGGCCCGGGCCAAGCGGGTCGTGATCATCGCCGACTCGTCCAAGTTGGGCGGTCACGCCTTCGCCCGGATCTGCCCGGTGGACCGGGTGGAGACGCTGGTCACCGACTCCGGGGCCAACCCGGAGGTGGTGGAGGCGTTCCGCGCCGCCGGGGTGACGGTCGTCTGCGCCTGA
- a CDS encoding ABC transporter permease subunit: MSLYRTELRRLTKRRFTRWMSLLGLLVLALVVIGVFLTNEKIDAAALAKAERAAEQQWQQDVRHNAQYRAECEKEKAAGTARAEQFPEDCATIQPPPREAIETSWFLPSTFDFRENFGDTLLPLAAILALVGFVVGASFVGAEWNTGGMMNLLLWRPKRLTVLLTKLAALLTGLVALAVPTTALWFGSFWLVATFRGSTAKMTSGAWQSFALTGLRGLVLALVTATIGFALASLGRHTAMALGGVIALMVVGQFGLGILLAMAGVRFAEAWLLPTYAVAWMQKKVTLEDWNACQATYFGECKPDTLDITWQQSSVMMAVGFVVILGAALWAMRRRDIS; encoded by the coding sequence GTGAGCCTCTACCGTACGGAGCTGCGCCGGCTCACCAAGCGGCGCTTCACCCGCTGGATGAGCCTGCTGGGCCTGCTGGTGCTCGCGTTGGTGGTGATCGGGGTCTTCCTCACAAACGAGAAGATCGACGCCGCCGCGCTGGCGAAGGCCGAGCGCGCCGCCGAACAGCAGTGGCAGCAGGACGTCCGCCACAACGCGCAGTACCGCGCGGAGTGCGAGAAGGAGAAGGCCGCCGGAACGGCCCGGGCCGAGCAGTTCCCGGAGGACTGCGCGACCATCCAGCCGCCGCCCCGGGAGGCGATCGAGACGTCGTGGTTCCTGCCCTCCACGTTCGACTTCCGGGAGAACTTCGGCGACACGCTGCTGCCGCTCGCGGCGATCCTGGCGCTCGTCGGGTTCGTCGTCGGCGCCTCCTTCGTCGGGGCGGAGTGGAACACCGGCGGCATGATGAACCTGCTGCTGTGGCGGCCGAAGCGGCTGACCGTACTGCTGACGAAGCTGGCGGCGCTGCTCACCGGGCTGGTCGCCCTGGCGGTGCCCACGACGGCGCTCTGGTTCGGCAGCTTCTGGCTGGTCGCCACCTTCCGTGGCAGTACGGCGAAGATGACCTCCGGGGCATGGCAGTCCTTCGCCCTGACCGGGCTGCGCGGGCTGGTGCTCGCCCTGGTCACCGCGACCATCGGCTTCGCGCTCGCCTCGCTGGGGCGGCACACCGCGATGGCCCTGGGCGGGGTGATCGCCCTGATGGTCGTCGGCCAGTTCGGCCTCGGCATCCTGCTGGCGATGGCCGGCGTGCGCTTCGCCGAGGCCTGGCTGCTGCCCACCTACGCCGTGGCGTGGATGCAGAAGAAGGTGACGCTGGAGGACTGGAACGCCTGCCAGGCGACCTACTTCGGTGAGTGCAAACCGGACACGCTCGACATCACGTGGCAGCAGTCCTCGGTGATGATGGCGGTCGGCTTCGTGGTGATCCTCGGCGCGGCCCTCTGGGCGATGCGCCGGCGGGACATCTCCTGA
- a CDS encoding ROK family protein, which translates to MSSADVVVALDVGGTGMKCALVRADGAVLHTERHPTDAGRGPDAVVDTVLGVAEGLAGKARADGLDPVAVGVAVPGVIDEERGIAVWSANVGFRDVPLRDLAHERLGLPTALGHDVRAGGLAEARLGAGRDAGHVLFVAIGTGIAAAHVVDGTAATGAHGAAGEIGHILVRPGGPRCGCGRPGCLEAVSSAAAIGRRYSELAGVPATAAEVADRAAAGEPLAADVWREAVEALADGLATGQALYDVETVVLGGGLTRAGARLLDPLRAALHERMTFHREPRLVAAALGDEAGCLGAALLALDSLEK; encoded by the coding sequence GTGAGCTCAGCCGACGTCGTCGTCGCGCTGGACGTCGGCGGCACCGGGATGAAGTGCGCCCTGGTCCGGGCGGACGGTGCCGTGCTGCACACCGAGCGGCACCCCACCGACGCCGGGCGCGGCCCGGACGCCGTGGTGGACACCGTCCTGGGGGTCGCCGAGGGGCTGGCCGGCAAGGCCCGCGCCGACGGGCTCGACCCGGTCGCGGTCGGCGTCGCGGTGCCCGGGGTGATCGACGAGGAGCGTGGGATCGCCGTCTGGTCGGCGAACGTGGGCTTCCGGGACGTACCGCTGCGGGACCTCGCCCACGAGCGGCTCGGGCTGCCCACGGCGCTCGGCCACGACGTGCGCGCCGGCGGCCTGGCCGAGGCGCGGCTCGGCGCGGGCCGCGACGCCGGGCACGTCCTCTTCGTCGCGATCGGCACGGGCATCGCCGCCGCCCACGTGGTCGACGGCACGGCTGCCACCGGCGCGCACGGCGCCGCCGGCGAGATCGGCCACATCCTCGTACGCCCCGGCGGGCCGCGCTGCGGCTGCGGCCGACCCGGCTGCCTGGAGGCGGTGTCCTCCGCCGCCGCGATCGGGCGGCGCTACTCGGAGTTGGCGGGCGTTCCGGCAACCGCCGCCGAGGTCGCCGACCGGGCGGCGGCCGGCGAGCCGCTGGCGGCGGACGTCTGGCGGGAGGCCGTCGAGGCGCTCGCCGACGGTCTCGCCACCGGTCAGGCCCTCTACGACGTGGAGACCGTCGTGCTCGGCGGCGGCCTGACGCGGGCCGGCGCGCGGCTGCTCGACCCGCTCCGGGCCGCGCTGCACGAGCGGATGACGTTCCATCGGGAGCCGCGCCTGGTCGCGGCGGCCCTCGGCGACGAGGCCGGCTGCCTCGGCGCCGCCCTGCTCGCCCTCGACAGTCTGGAGAAGTGA
- a CDS encoding SIS domain-containing protein, translated as MSYVDAEIASQPDCWREAARLAATVTNHLPRPGERVAVVGCGTSWFMAMAYAARREHLGQGETDAFQASEFPAGRRYDRLVAITRSGTTTEVTELIAALRGRVPTTVLVGDPDSPAVALADAAVTMPFADERSVVQTRFATTALALLRAHLGDNIDALAADAEVAVRAPLPIDPTRIEQATFLGRGWTVGLAQEAALKCREAATFWAEAYPAMDYRHGPISIAAPGRLVWAFGELPEGLPADVAATGAAFVHSRTHGCRTVLGSWAAGRTPVDPMADLILAQRFAVALATSRGLDPDAPRHLTRSVVLA; from the coding sequence ATGTCGTACGTCGACGCCGAGATCGCGAGCCAGCCCGACTGCTGGCGGGAGGCGGCGCGACTCGCCGCCACCGTGACGAACCACCTCCCCCGCCCCGGGGAGCGGGTCGCCGTCGTGGGCTGCGGCACGTCGTGGTTCATGGCGATGGCGTACGCGGCCCGCCGCGAGCACCTCGGCCAGGGCGAGACCGACGCCTTCCAGGCCTCCGAGTTCCCCGCCGGCCGGCGCTACGACCGGCTCGTGGCGATCACCCGCTCCGGCACCACCACCGAGGTCACCGAGCTGATCGCCGCCCTGCGCGGGCGGGTGCCGACCACCGTCCTGGTCGGCGACCCCGACTCCCCCGCCGTCGCGCTGGCCGACGCCGCGGTCACCATGCCCTTCGCCGACGAGCGCTCGGTGGTGCAGACCCGCTTCGCGACCACCGCCCTGGCCCTGCTCCGCGCCCACCTCGGCGACAACATCGACGCGCTCGCCGCCGACGCGGAGGTGGCTGTGCGGGCCCCGCTGCCGATCGACCCGACCCGCATCGAGCAGGCCACCTTCCTCGGGCGCGGGTGGACGGTCGGGCTGGCCCAGGAGGCCGCCCTGAAGTGCCGCGAGGCGGCCACCTTCTGGGCCGAGGCGTACCCGGCGATGGACTACCGGCACGGGCCGATCTCGATCGCCGCGCCGGGCCGGCTGGTCTGGGCGTTCGGCGAGCTGCCCGAGGGGCTGCCGGCGGACGTGGCGGCGACGGGGGCCGCGTTCGTGCACAGCCGCACCCACGGCTGCCGCACGGTCCTGGGCAGTTGGGCCGCCGGCCGTACGCCGGTCGACCCGATGGCCGACCTGATCCTGGCGCAGCGGTTCGCCGTCGCGCTCGCCACCAGCCGGGGCCTCGACCCCGACGCGCCCCGGCACCTGACCCGTTCCGTGGTCCTCGCGTGA
- a CDS encoding DUF4032 domain-containing protein produces the protein MRITSALVDPALLDLPWSTPLEEWPAQHLVALPQGISRHIVRFVRLGEYVYAFKETRERIAEREYDLLRALERIDFPSVEAVAIVADRQTDDGEPLESVLITRHLQFSLPYRALFSHTLRPETMGRLLDALAALIVRMHLTGFFWGDCSLSNTLFRRDAGAFAAYLVDAETGALHHSLSNGQRGEDLEIARVNIFGEALDLQAAGLLHESIDPEVVCEEVVQRYERLWHEITYEQQIEREARHDIEGRIRRLNELGFDVAEVAMSTIDNGRYLIRPKVVDAGYHTRRLLRLTGLDAEENQARRLLNDLDAYRAESYLTDEQQAAHRWLTEVFEPVVRAVPAHLRRKLEPQELFAQIIEHKWLLSERAGRDVGMAPAVQSFLADVLVHRPDEQAVLGVEVPTTA, from the coding sequence GTGCGGATCACCTCGGCCCTCGTGGACCCGGCGCTGCTCGACCTCCCCTGGTCGACCCCGCTGGAGGAGTGGCCTGCGCAACACCTGGTGGCGCTGCCCCAGGGCATCTCTCGGCACATCGTCCGCTTCGTCCGGCTGGGTGAGTACGTCTACGCGTTCAAGGAGACCCGCGAGCGGATCGCCGAGCGGGAGTACGACCTGCTGCGCGCCCTGGAGCGGATCGACTTCCCGTCGGTCGAGGCGGTGGCGATCGTCGCCGACCGGCAGACCGACGACGGGGAACCCCTCGAGTCGGTGCTGATCACCCGGCACCTGCAGTTCTCGCTGCCCTACCGGGCGCTCTTCTCGCACACCCTGCGCCCGGAGACGATGGGCCGGCTGCTCGACGCGCTGGCGGCCCTGATCGTGCGGATGCACCTGACCGGCTTCTTCTGGGGCGACTGCTCGCTGTCGAACACGCTGTTCCGGCGGGACGCGGGGGCGTTCGCCGCGTACCTGGTGGACGCCGAGACCGGGGCGCTGCACCACTCCCTCTCCAACGGCCAGCGCGGCGAGGACCTGGAGATCGCCCGGGTCAACATCTTCGGTGAGGCGCTCGACCTCCAGGCCGCCGGGCTGCTGCACGAGTCGATCGACCCGGAGGTGGTCTGCGAGGAGGTCGTGCAGCGCTACGAGCGGCTGTGGCACGAGATCACCTACGAGCAGCAGATCGAGCGGGAGGCCCGGCACGACATCGAGGGGCGGATCCGCCGCCTCAACGAGCTGGGCTTCGACGTCGCCGAGGTGGCCATGTCCACGATCGACAACGGGCGGTACCTGATCCGGCCGAAGGTGGTCGACGCCGGCTACCACACCCGGCGGCTGCTCCGCCTGACCGGCCTGGACGCCGAGGAGAACCAGGCCCGCCGGTTGCTCAACGACCTCGACGCGTACCGGGCCGAGAGCTACCTGACCGACGAGCAGCAGGCCGCCCACCGCTGGCTCACCGAGGTCTTCGAACCGGTGGTCCGGGCCGTGCCCGCGCACCTGCGCCGCAAGCTGGAGCCGCAGGAGCTCTTCGCGCAGATCATCGAGCACAAGTGGCTGCTCTCCGAGCGGGCCGGCCGGGACGTCGGGATGGCCCCGGCCGTGCAGTCGTTCCTCGCCGACGTGCTGGTGCACCGCCCCGACGAGCAGGCGGTGCTCGGCGTCGAGGTCCCGACCACCGCCTGA
- a CDS encoding phage holin family protein, producing MSAPEKERTQSVGELLGDVTRDFSTLVRKEVDLAKAELREEAGQVGRLGGMFGGAALAGFLTVLFVSYALWWGLSNVMDQGWAALIVAVIWAAVTGGLLSRARKEKAQLRSVLPRTQQTAREIPDAMRGR from the coding sequence GTGAGCGCCCCCGAGAAGGAACGGACGCAGTCGGTCGGCGAGCTGCTGGGCGACGTGACCCGGGACTTCTCCACGCTGGTCCGCAAGGAGGTCGACCTGGCCAAGGCGGAGCTGCGCGAGGAGGCGGGTCAGGTTGGCAGGCTCGGCGGCATGTTCGGCGGGGCGGCGCTGGCCGGCTTCCTGACGGTGCTGTTCGTGTCGTACGCGCTGTGGTGGGGGCTGTCCAACGTGATGGACCAGGGCTGGGCGGCGCTCATCGTGGCCGTCATCTGGGCCGCTGTCACGGGTGGCCTGCTCTCCAGGGCGCGCAAGGAGAAGGCGCAGCTCCGCTCGGTGCTGCCCCGCACGCAACAGACCGCGCGGGAGATACCGGACGCGATGCGAGGCCGGTGA
- a CDS encoding DUF3618 domain-containing protein, with translation MSNDPERIRREIENTRNELSSDVDALADKVNPRRIAGERVGQARGALTRAKEKVMGVQSDGHGVAQRMSHATGQRMSHAADSARGLGEQSRDQMSHMADSARSFGEQSREQVSHVAGSVREEARSLGQQSRQQARGNPLAAGLIAFGTGLLISSLIPPSRPERRWAGQAKEMVSEHSDQLRAQAGHLREQATEVGREMGRGMGHNLREPAQEAARAVGSTAVSGASAIRDEGRSAAHQMQGQAHEAADDLRRR, from the coding sequence ATGTCCAACGATCCGGAACGGATCCGGCGGGAGATCGAGAACACCCGGAACGAACTGAGCAGCGACGTCGACGCGCTGGCCGACAAGGTCAATCCGCGGCGGATCGCCGGTGAGCGTGTCGGGCAGGCCCGCGGCGCGCTGACCCGAGCCAAGGAGAAGGTGATGGGCGTGCAGTCGGACGGGCACGGCGTCGCGCAGCGGATGTCGCACGCGACGGGTCAGCGGATGTCGCACGCGGCCGATTCGGCGCGCGGGCTCGGGGAGCAGTCCCGGGACCAGATGTCGCACATGGCCGACTCGGCGCGATCGTTCGGGGAGCAGTCCCGGGAGCAGGTGTCGCACGTGGCCGGGTCGGTGCGGGAGGAGGCCCGTTCGCTCGGGCAGCAGTCCCGCCAGCAGGCGCGGGGCAATCCCCTCGCGGCCGGCCTGATCGCCTTCGGCACCGGGCTGCTGATCTCGTCGCTGATCCCGCCCAGCCGTCCTGAACGGCGGTGGGCCGGGCAGGCCAAGGAGATGGTGAGCGAGCACTCCGACCAGCTGCGGGCGCAGGCCGGACACCTGCGGGAGCAGGCCACCGAGGTGGGCCGCGAGATGGGCCGCGGGATGGGCCACAACCTGCGCGAGCCGGCGCAGGAGGCGGCCCGCGCGGTCGGTTCCACGGCCGTCAGTGGCGCGTCCGCCATCCGGGACGAGGGCCGGTCGGCCGCCCACCAGATGCAGGGGCAGGCGCATGAGGCCGCCGACGACCTCCGTCGCCGCTGA
- the nagA gene encoding N-acetylglucosamine-6-phosphate deacetylase — translation MALRVNGKVVTPTGVIRQGCVEVDEGRIRAVAEYPSVRDGHWIVPGFVDMHTHGGGGHTFTTGDAEQARQAADFHLRHGTTTLLASLVSSPFVLMRSATEAFAPLVAEGVLAGIHFEGPYLSSARCGAQNPEYLRDPSTDELAELIELGGGAVRMVTLAPERDGALEAIKLLTAHRVVAAVGHTDATYDETRAAVAAGASVGTHLFNGMRPVHHREPGPVVALLDAPNVVCELVADGVHLHDGMLAFATSTAGPERAALITDAMAAAGMADGEYDLGGQTVTVADGVARLARDGAIAGSTLTMDAALRHAVGAGIPIADAVRMASTTPARAIGLGDQLGALQVGLRADLVVLDDDLNVVRVMRGGSWVE, via the coding sequence ATGGCTCTTCGGGTGAACGGCAAGGTGGTGACCCCGACCGGCGTGATCCGGCAGGGCTGCGTGGAGGTGGACGAGGGCCGGATCCGGGCGGTGGCCGAGTACCCGTCGGTCCGCGACGGGCACTGGATCGTGCCCGGCTTCGTCGACATGCACACGCACGGCGGCGGCGGACACACCTTCACCACCGGCGACGCCGAGCAGGCCCGGCAGGCCGCCGACTTCCACCTGCGGCACGGCACGACCACCCTGCTGGCCAGCCTCGTCAGCTCGCCCTTCGTGCTCATGCGCTCGGCCACCGAGGCGTTCGCCCCGCTGGTCGCCGAGGGGGTGCTGGCCGGGATCCACTTCGAGGGGCCGTACCTCTCCTCCGCCCGCTGCGGCGCGCAGAACCCCGAGTACCTGCGCGACCCGTCCACCGACGAGCTGGCCGAGCTGATCGAGCTGGGCGGCGGGGCGGTCCGGATGGTCACCCTCGCCCCCGAGCGGGACGGCGCGCTGGAGGCGATCAAGCTGCTCACGGCGCACCGGGTGGTCGCCGCGGTCGGCCACACCGACGCCACGTACGACGAGACCCGCGCCGCCGTCGCGGCGGGCGCGAGCGTCGGTACCCACCTGTTCAACGGGATGCGGCCGGTGCACCACCGCGAACCCGGCCCGGTGGTGGCCCTGCTGGACGCCCCGAACGTGGTCTGCGAACTGGTCGCCGACGGCGTGCACCTGCACGACGGGATGCTGGCCTTCGCCACGTCGACGGCGGGCCCCGAGCGGGCCGCCCTGATCACCGACGCGATGGCCGCCGCCGGCATGGCCGACGGCGAGTACGACCTGGGCGGCCAGACGGTCACCGTGGCGGACGGCGTGGCCCGGCTGGCCCGCGACGGCGCGATCGCGGGCAGCACCCTGACCATGGACGCCGCGCTGCGGCACGCGGTGGGCGCCGGCATCCCGATCGCGGACGCCGTGCGGATGGCGTCCACCACGCCGGCCCGCGCGATCGGCCTCGGCGACCAGCTGGGCGCGCTCCAGGTCGGGCTCCGGGCCGACCTGGTGGTGCTCGACGACGACCTCAACGTGGTCCGGGTGATGCGCGGCGGCTCCTGGGTGGAGTGA
- a CDS encoding DUF3263 domain-containing protein, translating to MQPADAAPAATEPPVTGRPGETGATVGADPTGEARDSGSVVPQPRTGPGAGTPTVPQPRSAAEPDVAVAAPREAGADALPDPVTRPAPADARPEDGLTERERGILAFEQQWWRHAGAKEQAIRDTFGLSATRYYQLLNALLDNPAALAAEPVLVGRLRRLRSSRARNRRR from the coding sequence ATGCAGCCCGCCGACGCCGCCCCGGCCGCCACCGAGCCGCCCGTGACGGGCCGGCCCGGCGAGACCGGCGCGACGGTCGGGGCGGACCCCACCGGGGAGGCGCGGGACAGCGGCAGCGTCGTTCCCCAGCCGCGTACCGGCCCGGGCGCCGGAACGCCGACGGTCCCGCAGCCCCGCTCGGCGGCGGAGCCGGACGTCGCCGTGGCGGCACCCCGCGAGGCCGGCGCCGACGCCTTGCCGGACCCGGTCACCCGCCCCGCCCCGGCGGACGCCCGGCCGGAGGACGGCCTCACCGAGCGTGAGCGCGGCATCCTCGCCTTCGAGCAGCAGTGGTGGCGGCACGCCGGTGCCAAGGAACAGGCCATCCGGGACACCTTCGGCCTTTCGGCCACCCGCTACTACCAGTTGCTCAACGCGCTGCTGGACAACCCGGCCGCCCTCGCCGCCGAACCGGTGCTGGTGGGGCGGCTGCGCCGGCTGCGATCCTCCCGGGCCCGCAACCGCCGTCGCTGA
- a CDS encoding ATP-binding cassette domain-containing protein — translation MPAVLEIEGLRKTYKSRRRGTRNALDGFDMRVEEGQVHGFLGPNGSGKTTTLRTLLGLIRPDGGRMTVLGHEVPAALPAVAGQVGAIVESPQFFPHFTARDTLSLLAGAGDVPQQRVDEVLELVGLRDRAGERVKTYSLGMKQRLAVASALLKNPRLLILDEPANGLDPGGIREMRTLTRSLAESGMTVVLSSHILGEIQLICDSVTIISLGRRVAFGPVEQVLAQHSSGAVRVRLEAVTDLPIAAEALTRAGIRVTGQPDHLMLAGVDKPATVTRLLADQGLYVSELAPIAVDLESVFLELTATAPVPGQHRQVDQSTKVGGAGQPGAAGGGWGA, via the coding sequence TTGCCAGCTGTCCTGGAGATCGAAGGTCTCCGCAAGACGTACAAGAGCCGTCGGCGCGGCACCCGCAACGCGCTCGACGGTTTCGACATGCGGGTCGAAGAGGGGCAGGTGCACGGCTTCCTCGGCCCCAACGGGTCGGGCAAGACCACCACGCTGCGTACGCTGCTCGGCCTCATCCGGCCCGACGGCGGCCGGATGACGGTCCTCGGCCACGAGGTGCCCGCGGCGCTGCCCGCCGTCGCCGGTCAGGTCGGCGCGATCGTCGAGAGCCCGCAGTTCTTCCCGCACTTCACCGCGCGCGACACCCTGTCTCTGCTCGCCGGCGCGGGTGACGTGCCGCAGCAGCGCGTGGACGAGGTGCTGGAGCTGGTCGGGCTGCGCGACCGTGCCGGCGAGCGGGTCAAGACCTACTCGCTCGGCATGAAGCAGCGGCTCGCCGTCGCCTCGGCCCTGCTGAAGAACCCCAGGCTGCTGATCCTCGACGAGCCGGCCAACGGCCTCGACCCGGGCGGCATCCGGGAGATGCGCACCCTGACGCGCAGCCTCGCCGAGTCGGGGATGACCGTGGTGCTGTCCAGCCACATCCTCGGCGAGATCCAGCTGATCTGCGACTCCGTGACCATCATCTCGCTGGGCCGGCGGGTGGCCTTCGGGCCGGTGGAGCAGGTGCTCGCCCAGCACTCCTCCGGGGCGGTCCGGGTGCGGCTGGAGGCGGTCACCGACCTGCCGATCGCCGCCGAGGCGCTGACCCGCGCCGGGATCCGGGTGACCGGCCAGCCCGACCATCTGATGCTCGCCGGGGTCGACAAGCCGGCCACGGTGACCCGGCTCCTCGCCGACCAGGGCCTTTACGTCAGCGAGCTGGCCCCGATCGCCGTGGACCTGGAGAGCGTCTTCCTCGAACTGACCGCCACCGCGCCGGTACCCGGCCAGCACCGGCAGGTCGACCAGTCCACGAAGGTCGGTGGCGCGGGGCAGCCCGGAGCCGCCGGAGGAGGGTGGGGCGCGTGA
- a CDS encoding GNAT family N-acetyltransferase, with the protein MAGTVRLEPVDEHNLEPLLSVAAAEAEPGDVMPPVEAPAGWSCARREAFREFHRASFGGLDGPTGTCMYAILAGGEVVGMIRMTRRDEPGTVETGMWLGRSARGQGIGAVALRELLNEAAAAGMRLVVAETTADNHGAVSVLEKCGAKLHESGGKVHAEICLDSTLPAL; encoded by the coding sequence GTGGCGGGAACGGTGCGGCTGGAGCCGGTGGACGAGCATAACCTGGAACCATTGCTCTCCGTAGCGGCTGCGGAAGCGGAGCCCGGCGACGTGATGCCGCCGGTGGAGGCCCCTGCGGGGTGGTCGTGCGCCCGGCGGGAGGCGTTCCGGGAGTTCCACCGGGCGAGCTTCGGGGGTCTGGACGGCCCGACCGGCACCTGTATGTACGCGATCCTGGCCGGCGGCGAGGTGGTCGGCATGATCCGGATGACCCGCCGCGACGAGCCGGGCACGGTCGAGACCGGGATGTGGCTGGGCCGCTCCGCCCGGGGTCAGGGAATCGGCGCGGTCGCGCTGCGTGAACTGTTGAACGAGGCGGCAGCGGCCGGAATGCGACTGGTGGTCGCGGAGACCACCGCCGACAACCATGGCGCCGTTTCCGTGCTGGAGAAGTGCGGCGCCAAATTGCACGAGAGTGGCGGCAAGGTGCACGCCGAGATATGCCTCGATTCGACGCTGCCGGCCCTGTGA
- a CDS encoding SRPBCC family protein gives MPDTTNPGGLGNKLRGQLAGEARNLASAIGERAMQVVTERITGATGRLSDYAKQGGGPGLIAAATGTQKLAEGGSPVKAMVHAGLAGGKEKVMSALGRGGKGGKGGGKKLKVTNIVEAIEVGVPVRVAYDQWTQFGDFPSFMKKVENVDTESDEKLTWKAQVFWSHRTWESTIVRQIPDKLIHWRSKGEKGSVDGTVSFHELSPDLTRILVVLEYHPQGLFEHTGNLWRAQGRRVRLELKHFVRHVMTQTVLDPESVQGWRGEIEDSQVVRDHETALREEQEERERQEEREQQQREGEGQEERAPRGRREPEPEEEAEEEPREERRPAERGRRRPPQRRRPAEDEEYEDEYDEGEYDEYEDEEPEEEQPPPRRRAPERARRPQPREEPRSREEPRPREEPRSRRSPEAPRRPVVRRRREERE, from the coding sequence ATGCCGGACACGACGAACCCCGGCGGCCTCGGGAACAAGCTCCGGGGCCAACTCGCCGGCGAGGCGCGCAACCTGGCCAGCGCCATCGGCGAACGCGCGATGCAGGTGGTGACCGAGCGGATCACGGGCGCGACCGGCCGGCTGAGCGACTACGCGAAGCAGGGCGGCGGTCCCGGCCTGATCGCCGCCGCCACCGGCACGCAGAAGCTCGCCGAGGGCGGTTCACCGGTGAAGGCGATGGTCCATGCCGGGCTGGCCGGCGGTAAGGAGAAGGTCATGTCGGCGCTCGGCAGGGGCGGCAAGGGTGGCAAGGGCGGCGGCAAGAAGCTCAAGGTCACCAACATCGTGGAGGCGATCGAGGTCGGCGTGCCGGTCCGGGTCGCGTACGACCAGTGGACCCAGTTCGGCGACTTCCCGAGCTTCATGAAGAAGGTCGAGAACGTCGACACCGAGTCGGACGAGAAGCTGACCTGGAAGGCACAGGTCTTCTGGTCGCATCGCACCTGGGAGTCCACGATCGTCCGGCAGATCCCGGACAAGCTGATCCACTGGCGCTCCAAGGGCGAGAAGGGTTCCGTCGACGGCACGGTCAGCTTCCACGAGCTGTCGCCCGACCTGACCCGGATCCTGGTGGTGCTGGAGTACCACCCGCAGGGTCTCTTCGAGCACACCGGCAACCTGTGGCGGGCCCAGGGCCGCCGCGTCCGGCTGGAGCTGAAGCACTTCGTCCGGCACGTGATGACCCAGACCGTCCTCGATCCGGAATCGGTGCAGGGCTGGCGCGGCGAGATCGAGGACTCGCAGGTCGTCCGCGACCACGAGACCGCGCTGCGCGAGGAGCAGGAGGAGCGCGAGCGCCAGGAGGAGCGCGAGCAGCAGCAGCGGGAGGGCGAGGGGCAGGAGGAGCGCGCGCCGCGCGGCCGGCGGGAGCCCGAGCCCGAGGAGGAGGCCGAGGAGGAGCCGCGCGAGGAGCGCCGGCCCGCCGAGCGTGGCCGCCGCCGGCCGCCCCAGCGCCGTCGCCCGGCCGAGGACGAGGAGTACGAGGACGAGTACGACGAGGGCGAGTACGACGAGTACGAGGACGAGGAGCCGGAGGAGGAGCAGCCCCCGCCGCGCCGCCGTGCCCCGGAGCGGGCCCGCCGTCCGCAGCCCCGCGAGGAGCCCCGCTCCCGCGAGGAGCCCCGGCCCCGCGAGGAGCCCCGTTCCCGCCGTTCCCCGGAGGCGCCCCGGCGCCCCGTGGTCCGCCGTCGACGGGAGGAGCGGGAGTGA